In the genome of Podospora pseudocomata strain CBS 415.72m chromosome 2 map unlocalized CBS415.72m_2.2, whole genome shotgun sequence, one region contains:
- a CDS encoding uncharacterized protein (EggNog:ENOG503P0N9; COG:L), protein MAIVTAEEIFATYDQLGEIEAQFDDVETEIIRHQYNLSKDLYVKRAEIVSKIEHFWPLVIEQAPEDIDAFIQPTDAQILLGSIKSIDVKRFEIDTPVEGGDPRSVSIKFEFEENDYFEDKVLEKKFWWRHGKDGFVGYVSEPVDIKWKDGKDLTNGLLSLAKAAWEEEKAAPKKEGKEKKELTPKQKELKEKIEAEDAGSVSFFCFFGFIGERVSAEENIEALKKEAEDRKKRQAGEKVEEDEEMKEDEDDEDWEDEEELDIFPDGDTVAMAIADDLWPNALKYFQQAQESDDISDGEDDESDDDESEEDGDKPSKKHKACAHGCKH, encoded by the exons ATGGCCATCGTCACCGCCGAAGAGATCTTCGCTACCTACGACCAGCTGGGTGAAATTGAGGCTCAGTTCGACGATGTCGAGACCGAGATTA TCCGCCACCAGTACAACCTTTCCAAGGACCTCTACGTAAAGCGCGCCGAGATCGTCTCCAAGATCGAGCACTTCTGGCCCCTTGTTATCGAGCAGGCCCCCGAGGACATTGACGCCTTCATCCAGCCCACCGATGCTCAGATCCTCCTCGGTTCCATCAAGTCCATTGACGTCAAGCGCTTCGAGATTGACACCCCCGTTGAGGGCGGAGACCCCCGCAGCGTCTCCATCAAGTTCGAGTTCGAGGAGAATGACTACTTTGAGGACAAGGTCCTCGAGAAGAAGTTCTGGTGGCGCCACGGCAAGGACGGCTTCGTCGGCTATGTCAGCGAGCCTGTCGATATCAAGTGGAAGGACGGCAAGGACCTGACCAACGGTCTCTTGTCCCTTGCCAAAGCTgcctgggaggaggagaaggctgcccccaagaaggagggtaaggagaagaaggagctcaCCCCCAAGCAgaaggagctgaaggagaaAATCGAAGCCGAGGACGCTGGTTCTgtgagcttcttctgcttcttcggCTTCATTGGCGAACGAGTCTCCGCCGAGGAGAACATCGAGgccctcaagaaggaggccgaggaccGCAAGAAGCGCCAGGCCGGCgagaaggtcgaggaggatgaggagatgaaggaggatgaggatgatgaggattgggaggacgaggaagagctTGACATTTTCCCTGATGGCGATACCGTTGCCATGGCCATTGCTGATGACCTCTGGCCCAACGCCCTCAAGTACTTCC AGCAGGCCCAGGAGAGCGACGACATCagcgatggcgaggatgatgagtctgacgacgatgagtctgaggaggatggcgacaAGCCTAGCAAGAAGCACAAGGCCTGCGCCCACGGGTGCAAGCACTAA
- a CDS encoding uncharacterized protein (COG:E; EggNog:ENOG503NVZ8): MGGVTFMEGNPDRKFPESRVLIIMTGGTICMQPSADGLVPMSGFLELAMAPRPSFNDSTAPSTNITAYTKEGHKLTLSSLRTPTSAYCKHIRYSILEFSPLLDSSSIASAGWTDIALTIQQNYHLFDGFVILHGTDSLAYTASALSFMLSDLGKPVILTGSQASIFALQSDAVDNLLGSLIIAGTFTIPEVCLFFHHTLFRGNRTTKVSASSFEAFDSPNSDPLAKVTSLGVDVNWGLVRRPTRIKEFNVTKTLDTTHVASLRIFPGIWPQLVDSVLRVPDLRGLVLETFGMGNAPGGVDGHLTKAIKQAVERGIVIVNVSQCTNGFVSPLYAPGTALGRAGVVFGGDLTTEAALTKLSYLLALKDRGTVGLEEVKEMMGRSLRGEMTELRVASFVHPAGVVEEDVVGKITAAESAFTALGYAISNGDLRTVRELLEGDEFNHQLLKKADYAGNTAVHLAAVGPEPKILREVLERGASVHVRNRANNTPLYLAEKMVASGTTPKSEECVGLLKEAGGHLWLENEESMANSRRGSVGGSENGNGVNAKPAEEKLTLEVEAPLLGDPESFLWGGATEKVRQEHDAVWKNAMERVRKEQDSVIERARKELDAKLRQELVMVEAERARLLKIGDTPNVQGGADDIESTTGKIVN, from the exons ATGGGCGGCGTCACTTTCATGGAGGGCAACCCGGACCGGAAGTTCCCCGAGTCCCgggtcctcatcatcatgaccgGCGGCACGATTTGTATGCAGCCCTCCGCTGATGGCCTCGTCCCAATGAGCGGTTTTCTCGAACTTGCCATGGCTCCCCGACCTTCCTTCAACGACAGCACGGCTCCGTCCA CCAATATAACAGCCTACACAAAAGAAGGCCACAAACTCACCCTATCCTCCCTCCGGACCCCCACCTCAGCCTACTGCAAACACATCCGCTACTCCATCCTCGagttctcccccctcctcgattCCTCTAGCATCGCATCAGCAGGGTGGACAGACATCGCCCTCACCATCCAGCAAAACTACCACCTCTTTGACGGCTTCGTCATCCTCCACGGTACCGACTCGCTAGCTTACACCGCTTCGGCCCTGTCGTTCATGCTCTCTGATCTCGGCAAACCAGTCATCCTCACCGGCTCCCAGGCCTCAATCTTTGCCCTCCAATCCGACGCCGTCGACAATTTACTGGGCAGTCTCATCATCGCAGGCACATTCACCATCCCGGAAGTCTGCCTTTTTTTCCATCACACTTTGTTCAGAGGGAACCGCACAACAAAAGTCTCGGCCTCGAGCTTCGAAGCGTTCGACTCCCCCAACTCTGACCCCCTGGCAAAGGTGACAAGTTTGGGAGTAGATGTAAACTGGGGTTTAGTCCGGCGCCCAACCCGCATCAAAGAATTTAACGTCACCAAAACCCTCGACACGACTCACGTTGCCTCGCTTCGCATCTTTCCCGGCATCTGGCCGCAGCTGGTCGACTCTGTCCTTCGTGTCCCTGACCTGAGGGGTTTGGTTCTCGAGACGTTTGGCATGGGGAATGCGCCGGGGGGTGTGGATGGGCATCTCACAAAGGCGATCAAACAGGCGGTTGAGAGGGGGATTGTCATTGTCAATGTCAGCCAGTGTACTAATGGCTTTGTGAGCCCGTTGTACGCGCCGGGGACGGCgctggggagggcgggggtggtgtttgggggggattTGACGACGGAGGCGGCGTTGACGAAGCTGAGTTATTTGCTGGCGTTGAAGGATAGGGGgacggttgggttggaggaggtgaaggagatgatgggacggagtttgaggggggagatgacgGAGTTGAGGGTTGCGAGCTTTGTTCACCcggctggggtggtggaggaagatgtGGTGGGGAAGATTACGGCTGCGG AATCAGCCTTTACAGCCCTAGGCTACGCAATCAGCAACGGCGACCTCCGCACCGTACGGGAGCTTTTGGAAGGGGACGAGTtcaaccaccagctcctcaaAAAAGCGGACTACGCTGGCAACACGGCCGTTCATCTTGCCGCTGTCGGGCCCGAGCCAAAGATCCTCAGGGAGGTCCTCGAGCGGGGCGCTAGCGTACACGTCAGGAATCGGGCGAACAACACGCCGCTTTATTTGGCGGAAAAAATGGTTGCCAGCGGGACGACGCCGAAGAGTGAGGAGTGTGTCGGCTTGTtgaaggaggcggggggCCATCTGTGGTTGGAGAATGAGGAGAGCATGGCTAATAGCCGGAGGGGGTCTGTGGGGGGCAGTGAGAATGGAAATGGAGTTAACGCCAAACCAGCCGAGGAGAAGTTGACTTTGGAAGTGGAGGCTCCTCTCCTTGGTGACCCAGAGAGTTTTCTCTGGGGGGGTGCAACGGAGAAGGTCCGTCAGGAACACGACGCTGTGTGGAAGAACGCGATGGAGAGAGTTCGCAAGGAGCAGGATTCTGTCATTGAAAGAGCACgcaaggagctggatgccAAACTGAGGCAGGAACTCGTAATGGTCGAGGCTGAGAGGGCCAGGCTGCTGAAAATTGGGGATACGCCGAATGTGCAGGGTGGTGCTGACGATATCGAGTCGACAACGGGAAAGATCGTCAACTGA